A stretch of the Balneola vulgaris DSM 17893 genome encodes the following:
- a CDS encoding TolB family protein yields the protein MKKTPLFIALVFASVLLIQPSYAQTSTEVYLFDIELMDGEYTLMNPRNVSDNDGYDNQPSFTADGKGLLFASTRGDQTDILWYDLSTATKRWLSDTEGGEYSPVLMPSGKHISAVRLDPDGLQRLYRYPIKGGKPEVIVPELKIGYYAWYNADVLVSFVLGDPATLQKNDISSGISTVLFERPGRSIHKIPNTDHFSFMDQSKGDEWLIKAYNPSTGNATLITETLKGSQDMAWLDSDRILMGKDSKLYMYHTKESTGWMEFHDLKQWGLSEITRLTVHPTGKHLAVVVSGK from the coding sequence ATGAAGAAAACACCCCTCTTTATTGCCCTTGTATTCGCGTCAGTATTACTGATACAACCTAGCTATGCTCAAACAAGTACAGAAGTGTATCTTTTTGATATTGAGCTTATGGATGGTGAATATACACTGATGAATCCCCGGAATGTATCCGACAACGATGGCTATGATAACCAACCGTCATTCACCGCGGATGGCAAAGGTCTTCTATTTGCTTCCACTCGTGGGGACCAAACCGATATTTTATGGTACGACCTATCAACGGCCACAAAGCGTTGGCTATCCGACACTGAAGGCGGTGAGTATTCACCAGTATTGATGCCATCAGGCAAACACATCAGTGCGGTAAGATTAGATCCTGATGGCTTACAACGCCTATACCGATACCCTATCAAAGGAGGGAAACCTGAAGTAATCGTGCCCGAACTTAAAATAGGATATTATGCTTGGTATAATGCCGATGTCCTAGTTTCATTTGTATTGGGTGATCCAGCAACCCTCCAAAAAAATGACATCAGCTCTGGCATTAGCACCGTTTTATTTGAACGCCCAGGTCGATCAATCCATAAAATTCCAAATACCGACCATTTTAGTTTTATGGATCAATCGAAAGGCGATGAATGGCTAATCAAAGCCTATAACCCTTCTACTGGAAATGCTACATTGATTACTGAAACGCTCAAAGGCTCTCAAGATATGGCTTGGTTAGATAGCGATCGTATCCTTATGGGTAAAGACTCAAAGCTTTATATGTACCATACTAAAGAGTCGACGGGTTGGATGGAATTTCATGATTTAAAACAATGGGGTCTTTCAGAGATTACTCGCTTAACCGTTCACCCTACCGGAAAACACCTAGCAGTAGTGGTTTCGGGCAAATAA